The Nitriliruptor alkaliphilus DSM 45188 genome includes a region encoding these proteins:
- a CDS encoding trimeric intracellular cation channel family protein — protein MFVEVLVYVGSVTFAVAGALTAIEKRFDVIGVLVLAAVTAIGGGSIRDLVVGIIPPTSLTNEPLLWTVFVTGLVVFALHRFVPTGATLYLFDTVALGLFAALGAERGLEAGFGFWGCVFAGAISGVGGGIIRDVLSGEVPGVLYRSGDFYATAATIGAAVTFLLHGLTPTGALVAGAAVAIALRAGSRLAGLNLPVPRTPQ, from the coding sequence GTGTTCGTCGAGGTGCTGGTCTACGTCGGGTCGGTGACCTTCGCGGTCGCGGGGGCGCTGACGGCCATCGAGAAGCGGTTCGACGTCATCGGCGTCCTGGTGCTGGCTGCCGTCACCGCCATCGGGGGCGGTTCGATCCGTGACCTGGTGGTCGGGATCATCCCGCCGACCTCGCTGACCAACGAACCGCTGCTGTGGACGGTGTTCGTGACGGGGCTGGTCGTCTTCGCCCTCCACCGCTTCGTGCCGACCGGGGCGACCCTGTACCTGTTCGACACCGTCGCGCTCGGGCTGTTCGCGGCGCTCGGCGCCGAACGGGGCCTCGAAGCCGGGTTCGGGTTCTGGGGCTGCGTCTTCGCCGGGGCGATCAGCGGCGTGGGCGGCGGCATCATCCGTGACGTGCTCTCCGGTGAGGTCCCCGGGGTCCTGTACCGCTCCGGCGACTTCTACGCGACGGCTGCGACCATCGGGGCGGCCGTCACCTTCCTGCTCCACGGTCTGACGCCGACGGGTGCGCTCGTCGCCGGAGCCGCCGTTGCGATCGCGCTCCGTGCCGGCAGCCGCCTCGCCGGGCTCAACCTGCCGGTGCCCCGCACCCCGCAGTAG
- the trxA gene encoding thioredoxin, producing MGATPVTDAEWTNEVLEADTPVLVDFWAEWCGPCRMVGPIVDEIADENGDKLKVLKLNVDENPNTAREYGVMSIPTLLVFKGGQPEKRIVGAKAKAALMGDLAGYV from the coding sequence ATGGGCGCCACGCCCGTCACCGATGCCGAGTGGACCAACGAGGTCCTCGAGGCCGACACCCCGGTCCTGGTCGACTTCTGGGCCGAGTGGTGTGGCCCCTGCCGCATGGTCGGCCCGATCGTGGACGAGATCGCCGACGAGAACGGCGACAAGCTCAAGGTCCTCAAGCTCAACGTGGACGAGAACCCCAACACCGCCCGCGAGTACGGCGTGATGTCGATCCCGACGCTGCTGGTCTTCAAGGGTGGACAGCCCGAGAAGCGCATCGTCGGCGCGAAGGCCAAGGCAGCCCTCATGGGCGACCTCGCCGGCTACGTCTGA
- the trxB gene encoding thioredoxin-disulfide reductase has translation MDVTDRVQDVVIIGSGPAGLTAAVYAARGNLEPLLIEGVVDGGPTGGQLTLTTDVENYPGFPDGITGPELILGMRAQAERFGTHFITEDVTSVDLSGPLKTLTTASGKTVTARSLIIATGAKPRRLEVPGEAELWGSGVSACATCDGFFFKDKHVVIVGGGDTAMEEAIFLTKFAAKVSVIHRRDELRASKIMQERAFKNDKIEFVWNATVAEVHGADGAVSSLTLQDTVSGETRDFPAEGLFLAIGHIPNTWLFEGVLDTDDEGYLLVEQPSTRTNAPGVFACGDVMDHEYRQAVTAAGTGCRAAIDAERWLAENTSVAPDDPR, from the coding sequence GTGGACGTCACCGACCGCGTGCAGGACGTCGTCATCATCGGTTCCGGCCCCGCCGGGCTGACCGCGGCCGTCTACGCCGCGCGCGGCAACCTCGAGCCGCTCCTGATCGAGGGCGTGGTCGACGGTGGGCCGACCGGTGGTCAGCTCACCCTGACCACCGACGTCGAGAACTACCCCGGCTTCCCCGACGGCATCACCGGGCCCGAGCTGATCCTCGGCATGCGTGCCCAGGCCGAACGGTTCGGGACCCACTTCATCACCGAGGACGTGACCTCGGTCGACCTGTCGGGGCCCCTCAAGACCCTGACGACCGCGTCCGGGAAGACGGTCACGGCCCGGTCGCTGATCATCGCCACCGGGGCCAAGCCGCGCCGCCTCGAGGTCCCGGGCGAGGCCGAGCTGTGGGGGTCGGGCGTGTCCGCCTGTGCCACCTGCGACGGGTTCTTCTTCAAGGACAAGCACGTGGTGATCGTCGGTGGTGGTGACACCGCCATGGAGGAGGCGATCTTCCTGACCAAGTTCGCCGCGAAGGTGTCGGTCATCCACCGTCGCGACGAGCTGCGGGCCTCCAAGATCATGCAGGAACGGGCCTTCAAGAACGACAAGATCGAGTTCGTCTGGAACGCGACGGTCGCCGAGGTCCACGGCGCCGATGGCGCGGTGTCGTCGCTGACCCTGCAGGACACCGTCTCGGGTGAGACCCGCGACTTCCCCGCCGAGGGGCTCTTCCTGGCCATCGGCCACATCCCGAACACCTGGCTGTTCGAAGGGGTACTGGACACCGACGACGAGGGGTACCTGCTCGTCGAACAGCCCTCGACGCGCACGAACGCGCCCGGGGTGTTCGCCTGCGGCGACGTCATGGACCACGAGTACCGTCAGGCGGTCACGGCGGCGGGTACCGGCTGCCGCGCCGCCATCGACGCGGAGCGTTGGTTGGCCGAGAACACCTCCGTCGCACCCGACGACCCGCGCTGA
- a CDS encoding B-box zinc finger protein: MDALSCRRHPDTETYLRCSACETPICPACWVEAVVGYQCPDCASARGTSIPDRDAKPKVFGGALAGGGGSRPAGERLSPTLAARAGLVGLAAAVVGGMLLGPVLSQGTLFLLSSGAIGWGVARAVFWAAEEEATPFVRATAMTFAGFTAAVGMVASGSATAEPGILFLAYPAAMYGGWIAVRRR; this comes from the coding sequence ATGGACGCCCTCTCCTGCCGACGTCACCCGGACACCGAGACCTACCTGCGCTGTTCGGCGTGCGAGACGCCGATCTGTCCGGCGTGCTGGGTCGAGGCCGTGGTCGGGTACCAGTGCCCCGACTGCGCGAGCGCGCGCGGTACCTCCATCCCGGACCGGGACGCGAAGCCGAAGGTGTTCGGCGGCGCGCTCGCCGGTGGCGGCGGCAGCCGACCGGCCGGGGAGCGGCTGTCGCCCACCCTCGCGGCCCGGGCGGGCCTCGTCGGGCTGGCGGCAGCGGTGGTCGGCGGGATGCTGCTCGGCCCGGTGCTCAGCCAGGGGACGCTCTTCCTGCTCAGCTCCGGTGCCATCGGCTGGGGCGTGGCCCGGGCGGTCTTCTGGGCCGCCGAGGAGGAGGCGACCCCGTTCGTGCGCGCCACAGCGATGACCTTCGCCGGCTTCACGGCGGCGGTCGGCATGGTGGCGTCCGGGTCGGCGACCGCCGAACCGGGGATCCTGTTCCTCGCCTACCCGGCCGCGATGTACGGCGGGTGGATCGCCGTCCGCCGGCGCTGA
- a CDS encoding anti-sigma factor family protein, giving the protein MEPAERLAAFLAGELSADEHQAVEAELARDAALRAELAAIRRADEALAAEAPTALPEGARERLIATLSATFDAELGPAATGTAATTGTDELATRRRAAAARRSWMVGLGGVAAAIAAIAVIGPTLGGLGAGDDAATMAGPESAGDAAFDEADDAAPAPFAAPVGPTLRGGDRALDEDGAAALLAAGELEALVDQDLSVEDAAALGDSWAQAFGAGTLYSASPLELDGEELSELSAADDGEDAAVAESEDEDLDQRLHATTRSGGPLGRESAAADLQLLDDVSEDDREDVGRCLDTLLAGGGVIVPVLAELVTFQGEPAIAFVLATVAPDDTVTRREVWVLARESCEVRYLRQG; this is encoded by the coding sequence GTGGAGCCCGCCGAGCGCCTCGCCGCCTTCCTGGCCGGTGAGCTGTCCGCGGACGAGCACCAGGCCGTCGAGGCCGAGCTCGCCCGCGACGCTGCGCTGCGCGCCGAGCTCGCTGCGATCCGCCGCGCGGACGAGGCGCTGGCCGCCGAGGCACCGACCGCCCTGCCCGAGGGGGCGCGCGAACGGCTGATCGCGACGCTGTCCGCGACGTTCGACGCCGAGCTCGGCCCCGCCGCCACGGGAACGGCCGCGACCACCGGCACCGACGAGCTCGCGACGCGACGCCGGGCCGCCGCCGCCCGCCGATCGTGGATGGTGGGGCTCGGCGGGGTGGCCGCCGCGATCGCCGCGATCGCCGTCATCGGCCCGACCCTCGGTGGTCTCGGCGCCGGCGACGACGCGGCGACGATGGCTGGGCCCGAGTCAGCCGGGGACGCCGCGTTCGACGAGGCCGACGACGCGGCGCCGGCGCCGTTCGCCGCGCCCGTCGGCCCGACACTCCGCGGTGGCGACCGCGCGCTCGACGAGGACGGCGCCGCCGCGCTGCTCGCGGCCGGCGAACTCGAGGCCCTCGTCGACCAGGACCTGTCGGTCGAGGACGCCGCGGCGCTCGGCGACTCCTGGGCCCAGGCGTTCGGCGCGGGCACGCTCTACAGCGCCAGTCCGCTCGAGCTGGACGGCGAGGAGCTCTCCGAGCTGAGCGCTGCCGACGACGGCGAGGACGCGGCCGTCGCGGAGAGCGAGGACGAGGACCTCGACCAACGGCTGCACGCGACCACCCGGAGCGGCGGCCCGTTGGGCCGCGAGTCCGCCGCAGCCGACCTGCAGCTCCTCGACGACGTGTCCGAGGACGACCGCGAGGACGTCGGCCGCTGCCTCGACACGTTGCTCGCCGGCGGCGGGGTCATCGTCCCGGTGCTGGCCGAGCTGGTCACCTTCCAGGGCGAGCCCGCGATCGCGTTCGTCCTGGCGACCGTGGCCCCCGACGACACGGTGACCCGCCGCGAGGTCTGGGTGCTGGCCCGCGAGAGCTGCGAGGTCCGCTACCTGCGGCAGGGCTGA
- a CDS encoding RNA polymerase sigma factor, which yields MTDAGGALAGRSDEQVLAVYADAAQTRARREAAFSELVDRFQRRVFAVCRRTLGGDASAAEDATQEVFLRLARSAGTFRGDAKLSTWLYSVARNVATDRVRHEARRPATPVGDVSDAATVGRPHVALAADHHAEVETAGDLRVALAQLDEISRTLLLLVAVEGLSYAEAAAAADLAVGTVKSRVSRARVRLGELLAGEVSPETRPAAAVDGAGQDSPPVDQGRSPRGPPGG from the coding sequence GTGACGGACGCGGGGGGCGCGCTGGCGGGACGGTCCGACGAGCAGGTGCTCGCCGTCTACGCCGACGCTGCGCAGACGCGGGCTCGACGCGAGGCGGCCTTCTCCGAGCTGGTCGATCGCTTCCAGCGACGCGTGTTCGCCGTCTGCCGGCGGACCCTCGGCGGCGACGCGTCCGCGGCCGAGGACGCCACCCAGGAGGTCTTCCTCCGTCTGGCCCGCTCAGCCGGCACCTTCCGCGGCGATGCCAAGCTGTCGACGTGGCTGTACAGCGTGGCCCGCAACGTGGCGACCGACCGGGTCCGGCACGAGGCGCGTCGCCCGGCGACCCCCGTGGGCGACGTCAGCGACGCGGCGACCGTGGGCCGTCCGCACGTGGCGCTCGCCGCGGACCACCACGCCGAGGTCGAGACGGCCGGCGACCTGCGGGTCGCCCTCGCCCAGCTCGACGAGATCTCCCGCACCCTGCTGCTCCTCGTGGCGGTCGAGGGCCTGTCCTACGCCGAAGCGGCGGCCGCCGCCGACCTCGCCGTCGGGACCGTCAAGTCGCGGGTCAGCCGCGCGCGGGTCCGTCTCGGTGAGCTGCTCGCCGGCGAGGTGTCGCCCGAGACCCGGCCGGCCGCAGCGGTCGACGGCGCCGGTCAGGACAGCCCCCCGGTCGACCAGGGCCGCTCCCCCCGAGGTCCGCCGGGCGGGTGA
- a CDS encoding protein kinase domain-containing protein: MSDDPRPADTDDPRTATGASASTEVPFDQQETPVPGFAFERSDATPEGNEPTLVGDGEPLTGPPAPPTAGDSAGDVPWPGRARLGDRYQLEERIASGGAAVVWRAFDETLARTVAIKLLHPHHATDEVVVERFERESVSAAQLNHPNAVRIYDTGREDQLVYLVMEHVDGPSLRQVLQQRPRLDTTVVAALGEQVAAALGEAHAHGLVHRDVKPANILIASDGTVKVTDFGIAKALDSEATLTTPGTVVGTAAYVAPEQLEEGQVDARADVYALGVVLYECLTGRPAFVGDTPTATAAMRLTHELLPPRQLRADVPRLLDDVIVRSTRNDRTARYSDGSVMSAALAAQVPVKPSELTVGLVADAREASELDALPPEPERARTGPIPVTRREYARRLAAAFVGGLVLTLIAVAATQNLRADEGATANQGTPLAVQDVSLWDPTGRNDDNPDEVGLAADGDPTTAWRSADYSGDFIGTSDGIGLVFDLGTEQEVREVVLNANRGGLDVSLFRSDSYVDPGFGNLGPWGDPLASGADVRANHTFQLSPTTGRYWMLWITGLSTAGGETFNAEVAEVTFLGP, translated from the coding sequence GTGTCGGACGATCCCCGGCCCGCCGACACCGACGACCCCCGAACCGCGACGGGGGCGTCGGCGAGCACCGAGGTGCCGTTCGACCAGCAGGAGACGCCCGTCCCGGGGTTCGCCTTCGAGCGGAGCGACGCCACCCCGGAGGGCAACGAACCGACGCTGGTCGGTGACGGCGAGCCCCTGACCGGCCCGCCGGCTCCGCCCACCGCCGGCGACTCGGCCGGCGACGTGCCGTGGCCCGGACGTGCCCGACTCGGGGACCGCTACCAACTCGAGGAGCGCATCGCGTCCGGCGGCGCTGCGGTCGTGTGGCGTGCGTTCGACGAGACGCTGGCCCGGACCGTGGCCATCAAGCTGCTGCACCCGCACCACGCGACCGACGAGGTCGTGGTCGAACGTTTCGAGCGCGAGTCGGTGTCAGCCGCGCAGCTCAACCACCCCAACGCCGTCCGCATCTACGACACCGGCCGTGAGGACCAGCTCGTCTACCTCGTGATGGAGCACGTCGACGGCCCGTCGCTGCGTCAGGTGCTCCAGCAACGGCCGCGGCTGGACACCACCGTCGTCGCCGCCCTCGGGGAGCAGGTCGCCGCCGCCCTCGGCGAGGCCCACGCGCACGGCCTCGTCCACCGCGACGTGAAGCCGGCCAACATCCTCATCGCGTCGGACGGCACCGTGAAGGTGACCGACTTCGGGATCGCCAAGGCCCTCGACTCCGAAGCGACCCTCACCACCCCCGGCACGGTGGTGGGCACGGCCGCGTACGTGGCCCCCGAGCAGCTCGAGGAAGGTCAGGTCGACGCACGTGCCGACGTCTACGCCCTCGGGGTCGTCCTGTACGAGTGCCTGACGGGACGGCCGGCGTTCGTCGGCGACACGCCGACGGCGACGGCGGCCATGCGTCTCACGCACGAGCTGCTCCCCCCGCGGCAGCTGCGTGCGGACGTGCCGCGCCTGCTCGACGACGTGATCGTCCGCTCCACCCGCAACGACCGGACCGCCCGCTACAGCGACGGTTCGGTGATGTCGGCGGCGCTGGCGGCGCAGGTGCCGGTCAAGCCCTCCGAGCTGACGGTGGGACTGGTCGCCGACGCGCGCGAGGCCTCCGAGCTCGACGCGCTCCCGCCGGAGCCCGAACGCGCCCGCACGGGCCCCATCCCGGTCACCCGCCGCGAGTACGCGCGGCGCCTCGCGGCGGCCTTCGTCGGGGGGCTGGTCCTCACGCTGATCGCGGTGGCGGCCACCCAGAACCTGCGCGCCGATGAGGGGGCCACCGCCAACCAGGGCACCCCCCTCGCCGTGCAGGACGTCAGCTTGTGGGATCCGACCGGCCGCAACGACGACAACCCCGACGAGGTCGGTCTGGCCGCCGACGGGGACCCGACGACGGCCTGGCGGTCCGCCGACTACTCGGGCGACTTCATCGGGACGAGCGACGGCATCGGGCTCGTGTTCGACCTCGGGACCGAGCAGGAGGTCCGCGAGGTCGTGCTCAACGCCAACCGGGGCGGGCTCGACGTGTCGCTGTTCCGCAGCGACTCGTACGTCGACCCCGGCTTCGGCAACCTCGGTCCGTGGGGCGATCCGCTCGCCAGCGGCGCCGACGTGCGCGCCAACCACACCTTCCAGCTGTCACCCACCACCGGGCGCTACTGGATGCTGTGGATCACCGGGTTGTCCACCGCCGGGGGCGAGACGTTCAACGCGGAGGTGGCCGAGGTCACCTTCCTGGGGCCGTGA
- a CDS encoding DUF6049 family protein: MLAFAALAVAGPGGAQAQQDPGTVSLTVSGLTGVLGPGSQHPPPAQSGDDVRELPEPPTELAIRALISHTGGDPLDELRLVVEVHPAAQTRAELRAALDGEAGPTTFPSVHGVDVRADEDLRAGQITGVELRIPADDLAWSDPGGVHPVRITVQRGTEVLAEATTAVVWLAELPEEPLATVALWPIDSPPWRGPGPAYPEDVDAALRPGGRLDSLVRALEHAPRARVVVAPSAHLLEDLRDRADGFVRTERLDGGALESRAVEPESSPARRANDVLQRVRALVGALPHSPVVRPYADADLTALVDDPAVRDLAGELATTGRRRLQRLVERAPDSATYLLPGSTSEVVLDLVPAEIALVPYEAVEGPNPVADPTLPPTVREVRSASGRPFTLLVGDPYISDLLDGTPGAGPTLTSQRVLAETAMAYFEDPDRAERALSIHPPEGWSPSTELAGRLLDGLGSATWLELDQPSVVAGSTTNPGRATIAAPSTPTLSAEQTARLAATLQDLDAAAAARTDDPLLDGRDPSELRDQLLRSTSRWFPAGSGEADALVTDVRGAVETTLADVRIASGSLVTLTSDTGTIPVTLQRGAGGPLAVQVEVASQGRLAWPEGRRSEVLLLEEGTTQTVSFQTRALSTGTFSVSVRVTDPSGRLELDRTTLSVRSTSISGPAISIIVGSVVVLLLVGVIRRRPRRRRLELVR, translated from the coding sequence GTGCTCGCGTTCGCGGCGCTGGCCGTGGCTGGGCCCGGCGGTGCACAGGCCCAGCAGGACCCGGGCACGGTGTCGCTGACGGTCTCGGGCCTGACCGGCGTGCTCGGTCCGGGGTCCCAGCACCCGCCACCGGCCCAGTCGGGGGACGACGTCCGTGAGCTGCCCGAGCCACCGACCGAGCTGGCGATCCGGGCGCTGATCTCGCACACCGGTGGCGACCCGCTCGACGAGCTGCGCCTCGTGGTCGAGGTGCACCCGGCCGCGCAGACCCGCGCTGAGCTGCGGGCTGCGCTCGATGGGGAGGCCGGCCCGACGACCTTCCCGTCGGTGCACGGGGTCGACGTCCGCGCTGACGAGGATCTCCGCGCTGGGCAGATCACCGGGGTCGAGCTGCGCATCCCCGCCGACGACCTGGCGTGGTCCGATCCCGGCGGGGTCCACCCGGTCCGGATCACCGTCCAGCGCGGCACGGAGGTGCTGGCCGAGGCGACGACCGCCGTGGTCTGGCTCGCGGAGCTCCCGGAGGAACCGCTGGCGACGGTCGCCCTCTGGCCGATCGACTCACCGCCGTGGCGGGGTCCCGGCCCCGCCTACCCCGAGGACGTGGACGCCGCCCTGCGCCCGGGCGGCCGGCTCGACTCGCTCGTGCGGGCCCTGGAGCATGCGCCGCGCGCCCGGGTCGTCGTCGCACCGTCGGCCCACCTGCTCGAGGACCTGCGCGACCGGGCCGACGGGTTCGTGCGGACCGAACGGCTCGACGGTGGCGCGCTCGAGTCCCGCGCCGTGGAACCCGAATCCAGCCCCGCACGGCGGGCGAACGACGTGCTGCAACGGGTGCGTGCGTTGGTGGGTGCGCTCCCCCACAGTCCGGTGGTCCGCCCGTACGCCGACGCCGATCTGACCGCGCTGGTCGACGACCCCGCGGTCCGTGACCTGGCTGGCGAGCTGGCCACCACCGGTCGCCGTCGCCTGCAGCGGTTGGTCGAGCGTGCGCCCGACTCGGCCACCTACCTGCTCCCGGGCAGCACGTCCGAAGTGGTGCTCGACCTCGTCCCTGCCGAGATCGCGCTGGTGCCGTACGAGGCGGTCGAAGGCCCCAACCCGGTCGCCGACCCGACGTTGCCGCCGACGGTCCGCGAGGTGCGTTCGGCCTCGGGGCGTCCGTTCACCCTCCTGGTCGGCGACCCCTACATCAGCGACCTGCTCGACGGCACTCCGGGGGCGGGACCGACCCTGACGAGCCAGCGCGTGCTGGCCGAGACCGCGATGGCCTACTTCGAGGATCCTGATCGCGCCGAACGGGCCCTGTCGATCCACCCGCCCGAGGGGTGGTCGCCCAGCACGGAGCTGGCAGGTCGGCTGCTGGACGGCCTCGGCAGCGCGACCTGGCTCGAGCTCGACCAACCCTCGGTGGTCGCCGGGAGCACGACGAACCCGGGCCGTGCCACCATCGCCGCGCCGTCGACACCGACCCTCAGCGCCGAACAGACCGCACGTCTGGCCGCCACCCTGCAGGACCTCGACGCCGCCGCCGCCGCACGGACCGACGATCCCCTGCTCGACGGGCGTGATCCCTCCGAGCTGCGCGACCAGCTCCTGCGTTCCACCTCGCGCTGGTTCCCGGCGGGCTCGGGGGAGGCGGACGCCCTGGTCACCGACGTGCGGGGGGCGGTGGAGACCACCCTGGCCGACGTCCGCATCGCCAGCGGCTCGCTCGTCACGCTGACCTCGGACACGGGGACCATCCCCGTGACCCTCCAGCGGGGCGCCGGGGGCCCCCTGGCCGTGCAGGTCGAGGTCGCCTCGCAGGGGCGTCTGGCGTGGCCCGAGGGGCGGCGCTCGGAGGTCCTGCTGCTCGAGGAGGGCACCACCCAGACGGTGTCGTTCCAGACGCGGGCGCTGTCGACCGGGACGTTCTCGGTCTCGGTCCGGGTGACCGACCCGTCGGGGCGGCTCGAGCTCGATCGCACCACCCTGTCGGTGCGGTCCACCTCCATCTCGGGACCCGCGATCTCGATCATCGTGGGGTCCGTGGTGGTCCTGCTGCTCGTCGGCGTCATCCGGCGACGCCCCCGCCGCCGGCGCCTGGAGCTGGTGCGCTGA
- a CDS encoding NUDIX hydrolase encodes MPRYPTRRATSAGGVVCDDRDDGRRWVLLIARRNAAGKPQWTLPKGGIEEGETDQQAALREVREETGHGAVIGDLLGTIDYWFVWRPDEVRYHKFVHYFLMWWDGEPAGPRDDEAEHVEWVPVDVAVVRLAHRNERKLVEQAAQLPAPDGTPAPVVLPADVRAER; translated from the coding sequence ATGCCCAGGTACCCGACGCGCCGCGCGACCTCCGCGGGTGGGGTCGTCTGTGACGACCGCGACGACGGTCGACGTTGGGTCCTGCTCATCGCCCGACGCAACGCCGCCGGCAAGCCCCAGTGGACCCTCCCGAAGGGCGGGATCGAGGAGGGCGAGACCGACCAGCAGGCGGCGCTGCGCGAGGTCCGTGAGGAGACCGGCCACGGGGCAGTGATCGGCGACCTGCTCGGCACCATCGACTACTGGTTCGTGTGGCGCCCGGACGAGGTCCGGTACCACAAGTTCGTCCACTACTTCCTGATGTGGTGGGACGGCGAGCCAGCGGGTCCACGCGACGACGAGGCCGAGCACGTCGAGTGGGTCCCGGTCGACGTCGCCGTCGTGCGGCTGGCCCACCGCAACGAGCGCAAGCTGGTCGAGCAGGCCGCACAGCTGCCTGCGCCGGACGGGACGCCCGCCCCGGTCGTGCTGCCTGCGGACGTCCGGGCGGAGCGGTGA
- the dtd gene encoding D-aminoacyl-tRNA deacylase, which yields MRVLVQRVSSASVTSTVEGGQPEETGRIGPGIVALVGVTHDDDEAGATKLAEKLWQLRIFPDEAGAMNRSCADIGGGVLVVSQFTLYGDTRKGRRPSFITAARPEDAEPLVDHLVAHLRGLGAEVATGRFRTHMDVALVNDGPVTILLEV from the coding sequence GTGCGGGTACTGGTGCAACGGGTGTCGTCGGCGTCGGTGACGTCCACCGTGGAGGGCGGGCAACCGGAGGAGACCGGCCGGATCGGCCCGGGGATCGTCGCGCTGGTCGGTGTCACCCACGACGACGACGAGGCGGGCGCGACGAAGCTGGCCGAGAAGCTCTGGCAGCTGCGGATCTTCCCCGACGAGGCTGGTGCGATGAACCGGTCGTGCGCGGACATCGGCGGTGGCGTCCTCGTGGTGAGCCAGTTCACGCTGTACGGCGACACCCGCAAGGGACGGCGCCCGTCGTTCATCACGGCGGCACGACCCGAGGACGCCGAACCGCTCGTGGATCACCTCGTCGCACACCTGCGGGGGCTCGGCGCCGAGGTGGCGACCGGTCGGTTCCGCACCCACATGGACGTCGCACTCGTGAACGACGGTCCGGTCACGATCCTGCTCGAGGTGTGA
- a CDS encoding type IV pilus twitching motility protein PilT — MESIDHYLQHLVEVGGSDLHVKAGGPAYVRVDGDLKPVTTLPPLSPADTERFAEHLMDERSTERFFVDGREADFAYALTGVGRFRINAFRQRGSIGMVCRRVLPGSQTFASLGMPAAVRKLAEEHRGLVLVTGPTGSGKTTTTAAMISHINATRRCHIVTLEDPIEVTHRDDNAIIDQREVGVDTEDFASGLKAVSRQDPDVIFIGEMRDLETVTAALQAAETGHFVISTLHTTDARETVNRIVDMYPKEQQNQARISLANSLKGIVCQRLVPRATGDGRVAVVETLVMTSRIFEFVVDPAQLPMIEDAIAEGGYYGMQTFDQHLLELFSAGDISLRDALAAATNPHDFRVSLRAAGLATA; from the coding sequence GTGGAGTCGATCGACCACTACCTCCAGCACCTCGTCGAGGTGGGTGGATCCGACCTGCACGTCAAGGCGGGCGGTCCGGCCTACGTCCGCGTCGATGGTGACCTCAAGCCTGTCACCACCCTGCCGCCGCTGTCGCCCGCCGACACCGAGCGCTTCGCCGAGCACCTGATGGACGAGCGGTCCACCGAGCGCTTCTTCGTCGACGGGCGCGAGGCCGACTTCGCCTACGCGCTCACCGGGGTCGGCCGCTTCCGCATCAACGCCTTCCGTCAGCGCGGCTCGATCGGCATGGTCTGTCGTCGCGTGCTGCCGGGGAGCCAAACCTTCGCCTCGCTCGGGATGCCCGCAGCGGTCCGCAAGCTCGCCGAGGAGCACCGTGGCCTGGTCCTCGTCACCGGCCCGACCGGGTCGGGCAAGACCACCACGACCGCCGCCATGATCAGCCACATCAACGCGACCCGTCGCTGCCACATCGTCACCCTCGAGGACCCGATCGAGGTCACCCACCGCGACGACAACGCGATCATCGACCAGCGCGAGGTCGGCGTCGACACCGAGGACTTCGCCAGCGGTCTGAAGGCCGTGTCGCGCCAGGACCCCGACGTCATCTTCATCGGTGAGATGCGCGACCTCGAGACGGTGACGGCCGCGCTCCAGGCGGCCGAGACCGGCCACTTCGTCATCTCCACGCTGCACACCACCGACGCGCGCGAGACCGTCAACCGCATCGTGGACATGTACCCCAAGGAGCAGCAGAACCAGGCCCGCATCTCGCTGGCCAACTCGCTCAAGGGCATCGTGTGTCAGCGGCTGGTCCCTCGGGCCACCGGCGACGGCCGCGTTGCCGTGGTCGAGACGCTGGTGATGACCTCGCGCATCTTCGAGTTCGTCGTCGACCCGGCCCAGCTGCCGATGATCGAGGACGCCATCGCCGAAGGGGGCTACTACGGCATGCAGACCTTCGACCAGCACCTGCTGGAGCTGTTCTCCGCGGGCGACATCTCCCTGCGCGACGCGCTCGCGGCGGCGACCAACCCGCACGACTTCCGCGTCTCGCTGCGGGCCGCGGGCCTCGCCACCGCCTGA